The DNA sequence CGCACAGGTTGACGCCGTGCTGGTCGCCCGTCCGGTGGGCGGTGACCATGTCGGCGAGGATCGTGTGGACGTCGGGTGTCGGCCGGGCCGACCGGGCGGCCGCGCGGATGGCGGCCACCTCGGTCGGGCGGCGTACGTGGGAGGGGTGGCTCACTCGCCGTCCTCCGGGCGGATCGGGTCGGTGTCCTTCTGTCCGCACCAGTCGCACCAGGTGGTCACTGGCCACCTCCGTCGAGGAGCACGGCCAGGCGGTCCGCGAACTCACGCAACCGGTCGGCGTGCGCGTCGAGGCTGGCGGCCAGGTCGTACAGGCCGGCGGGGGTGAAGTCGCTGGTGTAGTCGGCCTGTTCGAGGAAGGCGCACACGGCGCGCTGCTCGGGCAGGGTCGCGTACGGCGACTCGGTGACCATGAGGCGGAAGAGCTCGGCGCCCTGGTAGGTGAGGACGGTCTCCGTCGAGTAGTGCGTCAGGTCGGAGCGGTAGGTGCCGGGCCGGTGGTCGGCATGTCCGCGGCACCAGGACGGCTCCGGCAGGGTGACGTCGCCGTGGTCTGCGGTGGCCAGCGTGATCGTGCGGGGCTCGCTGCTCACTGGCCTTCACCCCCGTACCGGGCGGGGTCGCAGATGACGCAGACGTGTTCGGCGCTGCCGTCGCGGCAGTTGTCGATGCAGCGGCGGCAGAACGGGGTCGCGGCGTAGCGGGCGTGGCCGTCGTGCCGGACGTCGGTGGAGTCGAACGGCTGGCGGCAGCGGCCGCACCGGTTCTCGGCGCGGGAGAGCTGCTCGGGGCGGGTGCGGGGGACGTTCATCCAGGGGAAGGGCCGGGTGCGGTCGGCGGCGTGGAAGACGCGGAGGGCGGCGCTCTCGGGGGCGTCGGGCAGCGGGTAGACGCGTCCGCCGTCCAGGGAGGCCAGGAGCCGGGTGGCGTGGTGCTCGCAGCCGTGGGCGCCGGCGTTCGTGGAGTCGAGGACGGTCACGACGACCGGGCCGCCGCAGGGGGTGGGGTCCTCGGGGTGCGTGGCCGGGCAACGGGGCAGGTCACCGCCAGGGGTACTCACGATCTGGGTACCCTTCCCGTCCTCGACACCGAGGGCGCGCAGCAGCAGGCGGAGCGCCTCACGGGTGGCGCCGAACGCCTCCGGGTAGGAGAAGCCGTCACGGCTGCTGTCGCCGTAGTCGGCGAGCAGCGTCCGGGCAACCCGGACAGCGGTCTCCAGCTCGCTGTTACTGGCGGCGAGCGCGTGGATGCTGGGAGAGGCCTCGGGCAGGGCGCCCACCACACGGGTGGGCGCCTTACCGGCCGCGGGCTTGCGGCTCATCGGTCACCGCCGGCCTGCTCGGCAAGCTCACGGATCCGGCGGGGCGCGTCGAGGGCGGTCGTACGGATGACGTGCGGGTCGGTGCCCTTGCGCAGGCTCTCCGCCAACAGGTCGAAGAGGTAGCCGTAGCCGTCGCCCGCCTCGATACGGGCGTACTCGATTGCGCTGTACGCCCGCAGGCGGTCGGCGATGGCGGCCCGCATGGTCTGGGCGAACGTGCTGTCAGCCGGGGTGCGCACGATCTTGCAGATGTTCGGCACGATCTCGGCGACGGCATCGCACATCTCATCGAGCGTGGCGGCCGGGTCGGCCGTCTTGAGGGCCTCGACGTACGCGCACCGGGCGATGTAGACCGCCGCGGCGAGAAGGCTGATGCGCTGCTCGTCGGGCGTCTGGTCGACGACCTGATGCACGGCAGGCTTGGCGGGCGGGGTGTCCGTGGCCATCTGGGGGAAGCAGTGGAGGGTGAAGGCTGCGAGGCCGATCAGGAGCGACATCAGACCGCCACCCCCGCCAGCAGCTCGAAGCGGGCGGCGACAACCTTGTCCTTCGGCCGGTACGTGGCCAGACGGGCCGCGAAGGTGCGGGCGGTGAACAGCTTCACCTGGACGGTCTTACGGACGCGCGCCTTCAGCTTGATGCGGGTCTCGCGGACGTCGTCGGCGACGAGGCCCCGGGAGAACGCGGGGGCGAAGCGCTTGGCGGTGGCGTCGTCCAGGCCGGCGGCGACGAGGCGGGTACGGACGGGCTGCGGGGTGCCGGTGGCGACGGCGCGAACGGCGCGGCGGGTGGCGCGGGTTTCGGCCGTGCGGCGGCGGAGGGTGGCGCGAAGGGCACGGCGCGTCGCGCGGTGCTCGCGGCGGATGGCAGACTTCTGCATCAGCTGGACTCCTGTTGCGTCAGGTTGATCCGGTCAGGCCCTGGGTTGGAGCTGCGAACTCCGCTCAGGGCCGCTTTGCGCTTACCGGGTCATTCGGTGAAGCGCTCATGCCTATACTATGACGCGTGACCCTATTTAGCAAGCCGGTTGGCTACGCCCGAATCAGCAAAGATCGGACAGGCGAAGAACTTGGGGTGCAGCGGCAGACCGAGGACATCCAAGCCCTCGCCCAGCAGCGCGGCCTCAGCATTCGCGAGCACTTCGTGGACAACGACATCAGCGCCACTCGGGGCCGACACCGCCCCCAGTACGCCGCACTCATGGCCGCGGTCGACCGCGGAGAAGTTGACGCCGTCCTGGTCTGGTCCCTCTCCCGACTGTGGCGCAACCGGGCCGAACGCGCAGCTGGCATCGAGAAGTTGCGCCAGCATGGCGTGTCCGTCCTGTGCGCCAAGGGCCCGGACCTGGACCTGTCGACTGCCGCCGGCCGTCTCCTCGCGGGCCTACTCGGTGAGGTCGACACTCACGAGGTGGAGCAGAAGTCGGAGAGGGAGCAGCGAGCCATGCGTCAACGAGTTGAGCAGGGCAAGCCGCCGGGCGGACCCCGCTGTTACGGGTATGTCACCTCGGGCGTGGAGACTGTGCCCGACGAGGCCGACGACGTCCGCCGCATGTTCGACGACCTCTTGGCCGGGGCCAGCCTCTCCGGCATCGCTGCAGAGCTGAACAAGCGGGAGCGCCCGAACCGTAACGGCGAGCCGTGGACCCACAACGCCGTGCGGAATCTGCTCCTCAACGAGCGGTACGCGGCGCTGCGCGAGTACCGCGGGGAGCTGTACCCGGGCGCGTGGCCGGCCATCGTCGATGAGGCCACATGGCGCGCGGCGAAGCACGTCCTGGAGGACGACGAGCGGGTCACCAGTCCGGGGCCCGGCCGACGGTGGCTATTGTCTGGGATCGCACGGTGCGGGGTGTGTGACGACGACACCACGGTCACGTCAGGGTCTGGGGGCGGTTCGAGAGGCAAGCCAGGATCCACGCGGCCGCTGTACCGATGCCGCCGGACCAAGCATCTGGCACGCGGCACGGAGCCGATTGACCTGGTCGTCGAGGACTACGTCGTGCGGCGACTGTCTCGGGAAGACGCGGTTGATCTCCTCGCCGACACCGAAGCGCCGGACATGGCGGAGCTGCGCGCGAAGGCGGTCGGACTGCGGGCTCGGCTGAAGTCTCTGGCGGCTGAGTTCGCGGACGACGACGACGCGGACGCCTCGGAGTTCCGGGAAGCTACGCGCCGGATCAGGGAGCGGCTGGCAGAGGTCGAGGAGAAGATGACGCATCCGCAGCGCGCGCGAGTGCTGGTGGATTTGGTGACGGCGGAGGACCCGAGGCAGGCGTGGGAGGACCTCTCATTGGACCGGCAGCGCGCCGTTGTCGAGACGTTGGCCAGGGTGACGATCTTGCCGGGACGTCCGGGGCGGCGCCCGTTCGATCCGGCCACAGTACGGATCGAGCCGCTGCAGGGTATGGGGTAGGCCATGCCTCCCGGAGACGACGAAAGCCCGCCCGGGCGATCGGGCGGGCTTTGCGCTGCGAATCCGTCAGACGGCGGCCTCAAGCGTCCGGGCGTCCTGGGCGCGTACGCGGGCGGCAGCCGTGCCGTAGAACACCTGGCGCACGCCGTTCGGCAGCCACGTCTTGCCGCGCGCCGTTGTGACGCCCTCTGCGTTCAGCGTGCGGGCGATCTCCGACCAGCCAGCACCCGCGC is a window from the Candidatus Eisenbacteria bacterium genome containing:
- a CDS encoding recombinase family protein, encoding MTLFSKPVGYARISKDRTGEELGVQRQTEDIQALAQQRGLSIREHFVDNDISATRGRHRPQYAALMAAVDRGEVDAVLVWSLSRLWRNRAERAAGIEKLRQHGVSVLCAKGPDLDLSTAAGRLLAGLLGEVDTHEVEQKSEREQRAMRQRVEQGKPPGGPRCYGYVTSGVETVPDEADDVRRMFDDLLAGASLSGIAAELNKRERPNRNGEPWTHNAVRNLLLNERYAALREYRGELYPGAWPAIVDEATWRAAKHVLEDDERVTSPGPGRRWLLSGIARCGVCDDDTTVTSGSGGGSRGKPGSTRPLYRCRRTKHLARGTEPIDLVVEDYVVRRLSREDAVDLLADTEAPDMAELRAKAVGLRARLKSLAAEFADDDDADASEFREATRRIRERLAEVEEKMTHPQRARVLVDLVTAEDPRQAWEDLSLDRQRAVVETLARVTILPGRPGRRPFDPATVRIEPLQGMG